In Francisella hispaniensis FSC454, a genomic segment contains:
- a CDS encoding transposase: protein MPRTHGYTPKGQKCYGVKDFGNKNRTNAIGALYNGNLMCVDLFNCNIDTSLYTQWIKDELLDQLPDNCVYIIDNARFHKESEIRPLLEARGHILN from the coding sequence ATGCCTAGGACACATGGTTATACACCTAAAGGACAAAAGTGTTATGGCGTTAAAGACTTTGGTAATAAAAATAGAACAAATGCAATTGGTGCTTTATATAATGGTAATTTAATGTGTGTAGATTTATTCAACTGTAATATCGATACAAGCTTATATACTCAATGGATTAAAGATGAACTATTAGATCAGTTGCCTGACAATTGCGTTTATATTATTGATAATGCTAGGTTCCATAAAGAAAGTGAAATTAGACCATTATTAGAAGCTAGAGGACATATACTGAATTAG
- a CDS encoding DUF2383 domain-containing protein, which translates to MATLVGTQAEFAKAVRELVELDFDAVEAYKTAINRLENINYRNRLQQFKKDHERHISELNAVLDAHGEKKVEKPSMKQWLTKAKVVISDIMGNDINVLKAMNTNEQDTNTAYERINKYKDKWVDAIEPLKKGLKDEKRHKKWIQYAISSCS; encoded by the coding sequence ATGGCTACTTTAGTTGGTACTCAAGCAGAATTTGCTAAGGCAGTTCGAGAATTGGTAGAGTTGGATTTTGATGCGGTAGAAGCATACAAGACAGCTATTAATAGGTTAGAAAATATAAATTATAGAAATCGTTTACAGCAATTTAAAAAAGACCACGAAAGACATATAAGTGAATTGAATGCTGTCTTGGATGCACATGGAGAGAAAAAAGTAGAAAAACCTAGTATGAAACAATGGCTAACCAAAGCTAAAGTGGTTATATCTGATATAATGGGAAATGATATTAATGTACTTAAGGCCATGAATACAAATGAACAAGATACTAATACAGCTTATGAGAGAATAAATAAATATAAAGATAAATGGGTTGATGCAATTGAGCCTTTGAAAAAAGGACTAAAAGACGAAAAACGCCATAAAAAATGGATTCAATACGCTATAAGTAGTTGTAGCTAA
- a CDS encoding disulfide bond formation protein B — MKTFIENDLIKALSAIELMGIAVSIIAAFYFQFAMDELPCPLCLLQRLGLLAIGFGFLLNMRFNIRPSHYALSLLAAVFTSFVSLRQIALHITDPVGFGSKVLGMHMYSWVFVISMVAIIYIAIVMSYPRQYELSHRPQEIIQASNKILRTFTHFMFIIFILIIFANMISTFFECGLHECPDNPTTYLYK, encoded by the coding sequence ATGAAAACATTTATTGAAAATGACTTAATTAAAGCTCTGAGTGCTATAGAACTAATGGGAATAGCTGTAAGCATAATAGCAGCATTCTATTTCCAGTTTGCAATGGATGAACTTCCTTGTCCTTTATGCTTACTACAACGATTAGGATTATTAGCAATCGGATTTGGTTTTTTACTTAATATGCGCTTTAATATACGTCCTAGTCATTATGCATTATCACTACTAGCAGCAGTATTTACATCTTTTGTTTCCCTCAGACAAATCGCCTTACATATAACTGATCCTGTTGGATTTGGCTCAAAGGTTTTAGGTATGCATATGTATAGCTGGGTATTTGTAATATCTATGGTCGCTATAATTTATATTGCTATAGTTATGTCATATCCTCGGCAATATGAACTTAGCCACCGACCTCAAGAAATCATCCAAGCAAGTAATAAGATATTACGTACCTTTACCCACTTTATGTTTATAATTTTTATTCTAATCATTTTTGCTAATATGATTTCAACATTCTTTGAATGTGGTTTACATGAATGTCCAGATAATCCTACTACTTACCTTTATAAATAA